A window from Drosophila subobscura isolate 14011-0131.10 chromosome O, UCBerk_Dsub_1.0, whole genome shotgun sequence encodes these proteins:
- the LOC117896798 gene encoding uncharacterized protein LOC117896798, translating into MQATFKAFTILATALLAHQAAAGTISLGSLMGDVSQVAVAGEKAWHQLANAVGASQTEFVQPETLNILSDMANGFGDLANAITSLSVETDYVQPEASNLLGDILGGVGTGLGELANAITSLSEQVKAGPQARSLSSNGASIIAEEGAVSAKTIAAAADAAAPYIKKLNEGLGDLANALTNL; encoded by the exons ATGCAAGCAACATTCAAAGCTTTCACAATTTTGGCCACCGCCTTGTTGGCCCACCAGGCCGCGGCGGGAACCATTAGCCTCGGCAGCCTTATGGGAGACGTGTCACAGGTGGCTGTGGCCGGAGAAAAGGCGTGGCATCAGTTGGCTAATGCTGTCGGAGCCTCTCAGACCGAGTTTGTTCAACCGGAAACCCTGAATATCCTGAGCGACATGGCCAATGGTTTTGGAGATCTGGCT AATGCCATAACCAGCTTGAGCGTCGAGACAGATTATGTCCAACCCGAAGCCTCAAACCTTCTCGGGGACATTCTAGGTGGTGTAGGCACTGGCTTGGGTGAATTGGCT AATGCTATCACCAGTCTCAGCGAGCAAGTAAAGGCCGGACCACAGGCTCGTAGTCTCTCT TCAAATGGTGCTTCTATCATAGCCGAAGAAGGA GCTGTGAGTGCCAAGACGatcgccgctgccgccgatgctgctgccccttaCATCAAGAAGTTGAACGAAGGTCTGGGGGATCTGGCT AATGCCCTCACCAACCTCTGA
- the LOC117896055 gene encoding uncharacterized protein LOC117896055 — protein sequence MKFIVSLLFLVALVGQKQTSAKSVSSSLSNLGNEIGQDASELGHELGDEGTDFGHQASNSAINFGHQVSQEAEQIGSDEIGSLEKEVQSSVFFL from the exons ATGAAGTTCATAGTCAGTCTGCTGTTTCTGGTGGCACTAGTGGGTCAAAAGCAGACCAGCGCCAAGAGCGTATCCAGTTCTCTG AGCAATTTGGGAAATGAGATAGGTCAGGACGCCTCAGAGCTTGGCCACGAATTGGGAGACGAGGGGACCGATTTCGGGCATCAGGCCTCCAACAGCGCCATTAACTTTGGACACCAAGTATCCCAGGAAGCG gAACAAATTGGCAGTGATGAAATCGGCTCTCTGGAAAAGGAGGTCCAGTCCTCT GTCTTCTTCCTCTGA
- the LOC117896803 gene encoding uncharacterized protein LOC117896803, whose protein sequence is MRALLVVLVNLVLSPQWIQGSVQKSEFRDAIKKMGKDMKIAIQMDNELKRNVSHGKPFTERATSPDKKLFRIQPIKNAIVQISYSKPQGDHPPESHSAKRRKQPTYFINFNFQNRGNSKPTVDQPSPTIQPKMLRTRGKRLRNGLPNPYKTFPLKGEDI, encoded by the exons ATGAGAGCCCTTTTGGTAGTACTCGTAAACCTTGTCCTGTCGCCACAGTGGATTCAAGGAAGCGTACAGAAATCTGAATTCCGGGACGCCATAAAGAAAATGGGGAAAGACATGAAGATAGCCATCCAAATGGACAACGAGTTAAAGAGGAATGTT TCCCATGGAAAACCATTTACGGAGCGGGCCACAAGCCCTGACAAGAAGTTGTTCCGAATCCAGCCCATCAAGAACGCCATAGTCCAAATTAGTTATTCCAAGCCACAGGGCGACCATCCCCCCGAAAGCCACAGTGCCAAACGGCGAAAGCAGCCAACGTACTTTATAAACTTTAACTTTCAAAACCGTGGAAACTCCAAGCCGACAGTGGATCAGCCGTCGCCCACCATTCAGCCAAAGATGCTGCGGACTCGGGGAAAGAGACTTCGAAACGGATTGCCCAATCCTTACAAGACTTTTCCACTTAAAGGTGAAGATATCTAA
- the LOC117896804 gene encoding uncharacterized protein LOC117896804: MGQERQVSLTVESIMALFGLILLLHQAPSIAEGQQGEKRIEADMYRMAKDMESGQRISAIQSQRIVNQFQKLGEYIKKETSGKRAPTQIHGKPGQAYSIFFEFSNRKHPT; the protein is encoded by the exons ATGGGTCAGGAAAGGCAGGTGAGCTTGACAGTGGAATCAATAATGGCCCTGTTCGGCctgattctgctgctccaccaagcCCCTTCGATAGCAGAGGGCCAGCAGGGGGAAAAGCGCATCGAGGCGGACATGTATCGAATGGCCAAGGACATGGAATCCGGACAACGCATAAGTGCGATTCAGAGCCAGCGCATTGTAAATCAGTTT CAGAAACTGGGGGAATACATTAAGAAAGAGACCTCAGGCAAGAGGGCGCCCACGCAAATCCACGGCAAGCCCGGCCAGGCCTACTCCATTTTCTTCGAGTTCTCCAACCGAAAGCACCCGACATGA
- the LOC117897975 gene encoding serine protease 7, with the protein MKVFAAVFICILIANVTRAQYARCVNPNQRAGLCVHINECQTLYSVLQQASLSTLEKQFLKASACGMGTDNRPFVCCTQDTGYTRNRRVTTPFADYDGFGGDWREERPNNFAFPNEARRSWNFGGNGQRFDPKSAQTQPREQSISGDGSSLLPQPPICGGIAIKNRIYDGEDTDLNEFPWMVLMEYRRRNGNGLSTSCAGSLINQRYVLTAAHCLTGRIEREIGPLSSVRLGEHDTRSAVDCPSGGGGCSPEAQRLGFEEIRVHESYREKSPNQIHDIGLVRLERNVRYSDSIRPICLPGVVGSESRQGGQEFTVAGWGRTLKMARSPVKQKVVVNYVEPSRCRQRFAQIKINVEPTQMCAGGRFRQDSCDGDSGGPLMRFRDNAWVLEGIVSFGYKCGLKDWPGVYTSVTAYDIWIRQNVRA; encoded by the exons atgaaagtgTTTGCGGCGGTATTTATCTGCATTCTGATTGCCAACGTTACAAGGGCCCAAT ATGCCCGATGTGTGAACCCCAACCAGAGGGCCGGCCTTTGTGTGCACATCAACGAGTGCCAGACCCTCTACTCGGTTTTGCAACAGGCCAGCCTCTCGACGCTGGAGAAGCAGTTCCTCAAGGCCTCTGCCTGTGGGATGGGCACTGACAACCGCCCCTTCGTCTGTTGCACTCAGGACACGGGCTACACGAGAAACAGGCGCGTCACAACCCCCTTTGCGGATTATGACGGATTTGGTGGGGActggagagaggagagaccAAACAACTTCGCATTTCCGAATGAAGCACGTCGCTCCTGGAACTTTGGAGGTAATGGCCAAAGATTTGACCCTAAATCGGCTCAAACACAACCGCGCGAACAGTCGATCAGCGGCGATGGTTCCAGCCTCCTTCCCCAGCCCCCCATCTGCGGTGGTATTGCCATCAAGAACAGAATCTACGACGGCGAGGACACCGACCTCAACGAGTTCCCCTGGATGGTGCTCATGGAGTATCGCAGACGAAACGGTAACGGCCTCTCCACGAGCTGCGCGGGATCGCTGATCAATCAGAGATACGTTTTGACAGCAGCCCATTGCCTGACGGGCCGCATCGAAAGGGAGATTGGACCACT CTCCTCGGTTCGTTTGGGCGAGCACGACACGCGCAGTGCGGTTGACTGTCCCAGCGGTGGAGGAGGTTGTTCTCCTGAGGCTCAGCGCCTAGGCTTCGAGGAAATCCGTGTGCACGAGTCCTACAGAGAGAAGTCGCCCAACCAGATCCACGACATTGGCCTAGTCCGCCTGGAGCGTAATGTTCGCTACTCGGATAGCATTCGACCTATTTGCCTTCCCGGAGTCGTGGGTTCGGAGTCGCGGCAAGGGGGCCAGGAGTTCACGGTCGCCGGATGGGGTCGCACTCTGAAGATGGCGAGAAGTCCGGTGAAACAGAAGGTAGTCGTGAACTACGTGGAGCCATCGAGATGTCGCCAGAGGTTTGCCCAGATCAAGATCAATGTGGAGCCGACTCAAATGTGTGCGGGCGGACGGTTCCGCCAAGACAGCTGCGACGGTGACTCCGGCGGGCCCCTTATGCGGTTCCGAGACAATGCCTGGGTCCTCGAGGGCATCGTCTCCTTCGGTTACAAGTGCGGCCTCAAGGACTGGCCGGGAGTCTATACGAGTGTCACTGCCTACGACATCTGGATCAGACAAAACGTGCGGGCCTAG
- the LOC117897976 gene encoding phenoloxidase-activating factor 1 — protein sequence MQWAALTLWAVLGCCSTQAERQACDIPNEAKRGVCVQVSQCAAYLQVRNVTNLPAEKVNFLKKVQCEMEIHGEEEDSYESLVCCPANGQDYLFPVLQFSKFEYRRFLDVTARFKRKKLKRRIHTVEPSAGFNLLNECGKQVTNRIYGGEIAELDEYPWLALLVYNSNDYGCSGALIDDRHILTAAHCVQGEGVRQRRGLKHVRLGEFNVKTEPDCIEEPNYLSCADAALDIGFERIHVHPEYKEYSNYKFNDIAIIRLKHPVSFTHFVMPICLPNKTSPLPLAEGQMFSVSGWGRTDLFNKYFINIHSPIKLKLRIPYVSNENCTKILDLFGVRLGPKQLCAGGEYAKDTCAGDSGGPLMYFDRQHSRWVAYGVVSYGFTQCGMAGKPAVYTNVAEYTDWIAGVLLQQHQHQPQQQQSPIS from the exons ATGCAGTGGGCAGCGCTCACGCTCTGGGCAGtgctcggctgctgctccacgcaGGCGGAGCGCCAGGCCTGCGACATTCCCAATGAGGCGAAGCGAGGCGTGTGCGTCCAGGTGAGCCAATGCGCGGCCTATCTGCAGGTGCGAAATGTCACAAACCTGCCAGCCGAGAAAGTGAACTTCCTGAAGAAGGTGCAGTGCGAAATGGAGATCCACGGGGAGGAAGAGGACTCCTATGAGTCGCTCGTCTGCTGCCCGGCCAATGGACAAGACTACCTCTTCCCGGTGCTGCAGTTCTCAAAGTTCGAGTATCGGCGTTTCCTGGACGTCACCGCCAGATTCAAGCGGAAGAAGCTGAAGCGGCGCATCCACACGGTGGAGCCCAGCGCGGGATTCAATCTGCTCAACGAGTGTGGCAAGCAGGTGACGAACCGCATCTACGGTGGAGAGATCGCCGAACTGGATGAGTATCCCTGGCTTGCCCTCCTGGTCTACAATTCAA ATGACTATGGTTGCAGTGGAGCCCTGATCGACGATCGTCACATTCTGACTGCCGCGCACTGTGTCCAGGGCGAGGGTGTTCGTCAACGTCGAGGCCT AAAGCATGTTCGGCTGGGGGAATTCAACGTGAAGACCGAACCGGACTGCATTGAGGAGCCCAATTATCTCAGCTGCGCGGACGCTGCCCTGGACATTGGATTCGAAAGGATTCATGTGCATCCCGAATACAAGGAGTACTCCAACTACAAATTCAACGATATAGCCATCATCCGGCTGAAGCATCCGGTATCCTTTACGCACTTTGTCATGCCCATTTGTCTGCCAAACAAGACatcgcctttgcctttggcagAGGGCCAAATGTTTTCCGTCTCTGGCTGGGGTCGAACGGATCTTT tCAACAAGTATTTCATCAACATTCACAGCCCCATAAAGTTGAAGTTGCGAATTCCCTACGTCTCAAACGAGAATTGCACCAAAATCTTGGACCTATTCGGGGTGCGTCTGGGCCCCAAGCAGTTGTGTGCTGGAGGAGAGTATGCCAAGGACACGTGTGCCGGGGATTCCGGAGGGCCACTCATGTACTTTGATCGCCAGCACTCGCGGTGGGTGGCCTATGGGGTCGTCAGCTATGGATTCACGCAGTGCGGCATGGCCGGAAAGCCCGCTGTCTACACAAACGTCGCCGAGTACACGGATTGGATCGCTGGcgttctgctgcagcaacaccagcaccagccgcagcagcagcagtcaccgATCTCTTGA